The Chitinophaga sp. H8 region GCAAGTATTTCAAAAAGGATAACTATTTTAAGATCAATGGCGCCCCTGTTTTCTATGTTTTTGATTTAAATAATCTGGTAAAGGGGTTGGGGGGCTTGCAACAAACGAAAGAAGCCTTGAATTATTTCCGTGATGAGGTGAAGAAGGCGGGTTTTCCTGATTTACATTTTCAGGTAAGGGCAGGCGGGGAGATGGAACCAGGTATACTCCATGCTTCTTTGAGCGAGGGTAAGGATATCAATGGCGTGGTAGACTTTTTGGGAATAAACAGTGTTACAAAATATGGATGGGGACAAAAGGAAGATTACCTGGCGCTTGGCAAGGAGTCGATGGAAAAAAGAAAGTTACTGGACCAAAAGCTGGAGGTACCTTATTTCCCCAATGTCTCTATTGGTTATGATGATACACCCAGATTCCCTGCCAGCGGCAAAAAAGAGGTAGTAAACTATCATAACACCCCGGAGAGCTTTGGCGCTTTTTTACAGAAGGCCAAAGACTATTGTGATGCGCATCCCGATCAACCCAAACTGATAACAGTATTTTCGTGGAATGAATGGGTAGAGGGTAGTTATCTTTTACCGGATTTGAAAAATGGATTTCAATATCTGCAGCAGGTAAAAAAAGTAATGTCCGGAGAATATGATAAATATTCAAGGAAATAATAACCAGCATGCTGCTTAGCAAGGCAAACTATATTGTTTTGTTAAGCGGCATGCTGATTTTTTGTAATATCCCAAAGGAAGTATGATAAGCGCGGCCCCAAAGTATTGAGTTGATGTAAATGCTGTATGCATTCTTCTTTCCTTAGCGCCCTATATTATCTTTAGTCCCCATCGGGATCCACCACATTGATCTCTGCCACCCGGCCTACCTGCCCATCTTCCAGTCGTACTTTAATCCCTCTTGAATGATAAGCTGCTGAGGTAAGCAGATCTTTAACAATACCATAGGTCAACCTGCCGCTTCGCTGGTCTTTTTTCAGGATAATAGCCACTTCCTGTCCCGGGTAAATATCTTTTCTGTATTGACCATCCATATACTTTCTGTTTACCAGCTGCAAAGTTATTGAAGGAAAGTATTATTACGAAAATTTGTAACAAATACAGGTTTAGCTACAATACTGATATTTTATTCTAAATTTAGCGAACTGAAAGGAGGTTTGCGAGATTGTCATTACAGCGTTTAAATAATGAGGAGCAGCTATTGCTGAGGGTTGCGGAAGGCGATGAAACGGCTTTTGGCGAACTGCTGTATGCCTATAGTGACCACCTGGGGGCTTTTGTGTATAAGATCACAGCCTCAAGAGAAATTGCCCAGGAAATTGTACAGGACACCTTTATAAAGGTGTGGAACAAGCGTGGCGCCCTGCCTGCGATTGACCGTTTCGGGCAATACTTGTTTATTCTGGCTCGCAATCTTACCTATAATTATATCAGAGACCAGGCGCGTGTAGCGGTAAAATACCAGCAATGGCTCCGTGATATGGAGAACCGGGAGGAGGTAGCTACTGTTTTTTATGAAGAAGGTGGCATGGCGCATTACCTGCCGGTTATCGATCAGGCAGTGGATCAGTTACCACCTCAACAAAGAAAAGTATTTGAGATGGCCAGAAAGCAGGGATTATCCCACCGCCAGATAGCGGAGGATATGGGTATTTCTGCCGAAACGGTAAAAAAGTACATGAAACTAGCCCTGCAGGCCATACGGGAATACGTGCGGAGTAAGGTGCCCTCCGCAGTATTGTTGGTATTATTCTTATATATCTCCCGCTATTAGAAAAATTATTTTTAGGATGTTCCGGTTTTGATACCCCCCGACCTCTTTTTTGGGGTCTTTAGTGTAGCAACTACTCATATGGCTACAGATCAAGAGCAGATTCAATATTTATGGCAACAGGTATTTTCCGGTCAGGCTACGGAAGCAGAAAGGCATGCGCTGAACCAATTGCTGGCTGATGACAGGTACAAAGACGATATAGAACGTCTGATGCAGGCAACCTATGAAGGAATGGAAGTCACCAGCAGTTTTTTTTCCATGTCCCAGAAAGAAGCCATGCTGTTGGAAATTACGAAGAACAGGACCACGACACTTTCCAGGCAAGTTCATCCCCTGCGTAGATGGGGATGGGTGGCAGCCGCGGCAGTGCTGGCAGGCTTGGTGATAACTGGTATCCGGTATTTTATTCAACCGGAAAAGCAGGTGATTGATATGATGGTGGTGACAACAGGAGATGTGATGCCGGGCAGTCATAAAGCAGTGCTGACATTGGCGGATGGTAGTAAAATTACGTTGGATGATGCCGGTAATGGTGAGCTGGCCAAGCAACCTGGAGCTACTGTGATGAAACCTGACAGTGGCAGCCTTGTTTATAAGGGTGGTGTAGCGGATGGGAGGCTGGTGTATAACACCCTGGCCACCCCCCGTGGCGGACAATATCGCCTGGTATTGCCTGATGGAACAGTAGCCTGGCTGAATGCGGCCTCCTCCATTACTTATCCTACAGCTTTCAATGGCAGGGAAAGAAGCGTGGAAACAAGCGGAGAAGTATATTTTGAAGTAGCCCGGAATGCACAACAACCATTTCTGGTAAAAACCGGCCGGCAACGGATTGAAGTATTAGGCACGCATTTTAATATCAATGCATACCACGATGAAGGGGCCATTAATACTACCTTACTGGAAGGGGCCATCAAAGTAACTCCTGCTGTTACCACAGGCAAAGCAATACTGCCCAAACCAGGTCAACAAACCTCTTACGATCTTCAAACCGGTCATATACAGGTAAAGCAAGTTAATACCGCCACTGCCATTGCATGGAAAAACGGGCTTTTCAGTTTTGAAAAAGCTGGTATCCAGGAAGTGATGCGTCAGTTGAGCCGTTGGTATAAT contains the following coding sequences:
- a CDS encoding FecR family protein; protein product: MATDQEQIQYLWQQVFSGQATEAERHALNQLLADDRYKDDIERLMQATYEGMEVTSSFFSMSQKEAMLLEITKNRTTTLSRQVHPLRRWGWVAAAAVLAGLVITGIRYFIQPEKQVIDMMVVTTGDVMPGSHKAVLTLADGSKITLDDAGNGELAKQPGATVMKPDSGSLVYKGGVADGRLVYNTLATPRGGQYRLVLPDGTVAWLNAASSITYPTAFNGRERSVETSGEVYFEVARNAQQPFLVKTGRQRIEVLGTHFNINAYHDEGAINTTLLEGAIKVTPAVTTGKAILPKPGQQTSYDLQTGHIQVKQVNTATAIAWKNGLFSFEKAGIQEVMRQLSRWYNVDVIYEGNIPSQTFSGDIYRNLGLSKALEMLGFVGFHFEMQNGPAGKSIIVKP
- a CDS encoding YwbE family protein encodes the protein MDGQYRKDIYPGQEVAIILKKDQRSGRLTYGIVKDLLTSAAYHSRGIKVRLEDGQVGRVAEINVVDPDGD
- a CDS encoding RNA polymerase sigma factor, translating into MSLQRLNNEEQLLLRVAEGDETAFGELLYAYSDHLGAFVYKITASREIAQEIVQDTFIKVWNKRGALPAIDRFGQYLFILARNLTYNYIRDQARVAVKYQQWLRDMENREEVATVFYEEGGMAHYLPVIDQAVDQLPPQQRKVFEMARKQGLSHRQIAEDMGISAETVKKYMKLALQAIREYVRSKVPSAVLLVLFLYISRY
- a CDS encoding glycosyltransferase WbsX family protein, whose amino-acid sequence is MKNTFVHLFLIFLLSGFNGYSQIKTGTKKKAAGSEYYLAAYIWPSCHHDQRFGNMLWPEGQGEWEVIKKGTPRFEGHYQPKQPLWGYEMDNDPAVMEKWIDAATDHHVNVFIFDWYWFDDGPFLESSLNDGFLKAKNNNKMKFYLMWANHDVKRNYWNVHKFSKDESILWHGPVGRPEFNNIVKRVISKYFKKDNYFKINGAPVFYVFDLNNLVKGLGGLQQTKEALNYFRDEVKKAGFPDLHFQVRAGGEMEPGILHASLSEGKDINGVVDFLGINSVTKYGWGQKEDYLALGKESMEKRKLLDQKLEVPYFPNVSIGYDDTPRFPASGKKEVVNYHNTPESFGAFLQKAKDYCDAHPDQPKLITVFSWNEWVEGSYLLPDLKNGFQYLQQVKKVMSGEYDKYSRK